From a single Macrobrachium rosenbergii isolate ZJJX-2024 chromosome 59, ASM4041242v1, whole genome shotgun sequence genomic region:
- the LOC136837417 gene encoding uncharacterized protein, with amino-acid sequence MAAVKYLIKYLKHTRDYCIVFRKSGKEALIFSDADFANNKVDRKSFSGLVVCVAGGPVEWRCKKQTVVATSTQQAEYIAMAIATQEALWLCGILREIDAGDLCMVPCILADNTAAIKLAEKDIVNDNSKGVDEVSLHKGCGEEGVGKGCNMWHLVTI; translated from the coding sequence ATGGCTGCAGTGAAGTATCTGATAAAGTACCTAAAACACACCCGTGACTACTGCATAGTATTCAGGAAGAGTGGGAAGGAGGCATTGATTTTTTCTGATGCTGACTTTGCCAACAACAAGGTGGACAGAAAATCGTTCAGTGGACTAGTGGTGTGTGTTGCAGGCGGACCTGTGGAGTGGAGGTGCAAGAAGCAAACTGTGGTTGCCACATCCACACAACAGGCGGAGTACATTGCTATGGCTATCGCTACGCAAGAAGCACTATGGCTATGTGGTATTTTAAGGGAGATCGACGCAGGTGATCTTTGCATGGTGCCATGCATCCTTGCTGATAATACAGCAGCAATCAAACTTGCAGAGAAGGACATTGTCAACGATAATTCCAAGGGCGTGGATGAAGTATCACTTCATAAAGGATGTGGTGAAGAAGGGGTTGGTAAAGGTTGCAATATGTGGCATCTCGTGACAATCTAG